In Mangrovibacterium diazotrophicum, the genomic stretch GTTGGCAAAAGGAATGGCTTCCTTTGTTGCAGCATCCACCACAACACCGGAAATACCTTGTGCGAAAACCCCGGAACTTACAACGACCAGAAAAATGGCGATAGTAAATATCCTTGACATTGGGCTGAATTTATTGTCTGCTTTTCTCGCTTTTCATAAGCCAGTAAAGCCCTTTCACACCGATACGGATATCGTCAAGCTTTAGCAGAACAAAAATCTTTTCGACATAGGCAATTACTCCCCAGCCAACGGCCAGGTAATACATCCAGGTGTAAAAGCCAAAAACGAAAAGAATAAAAAAGAATATACTTTGAATGTAGCCGGCCGAAACAGCCGAATAAAGGTGCAAACCGGGTATTTTACCAAAACGGGTAAACGCCACGATATAGCTGAGCACAAAAACCGTCAGGAATAGGTACAACAGCCAGGCATGCGGTTCAATATCCGTCCACTTAAAGATGAACAGCCCCAACAGGGCCATGGCGTAAGTACAAATGTCGGCCAGGTTATCGAGAGCAGCTCCAAAGTTCGTTTGAAGTTTGAAAAAACGGGCAATATTTCCGTCAAGCACATCACTTACCAAGCTAATGCAAAGCAAGATGACATACCATTTTTCCTGTCCGGTTAATGCGAAGTAAAATATGACGGGGAAAGCCAGCAGCCGGTAAAAACTAATAAAATTCGGCACATTCAGGATCTT encodes the following:
- a CDS encoding CDP-alcohol phosphatidyltransferase family protein; this encodes MKQLTVRGEKILNVPNFISFYRLLAFPVIFYFALTGQEKWYVILLCISLVSDVLDGNIARFFKLQTNFGAALDNLADICTYAMALLGLFIFKWTDIEPHAWLLYLFLTVFVLSYIVAFTRFGKIPGLHLYSAVSAGYIQSIFFFILFVFGFYTWMYYLAVGWGVIAYVEKIFVLLKLDDIRIGVKGLYWLMKSEKSRQ